Proteins encoded within one genomic window of Mycolicibacterium aubagnense:
- a CDS encoding ArsR/SmtB family transcription factor: MTMTTPNVVVDRVELAPAAALFRSLGDPTRLAIVRRLATGPARVTDLATAVGLAQSTVSRHLGCLRECGLVDSEPAGRASVFRLTQPALTEVLAAAEAVLQATGNLVALCPTYGADPAAGQPQ, from the coding sequence ATGACGATGACAACGCCCAATGTTGTGGTTGATCGTGTCGAGTTGGCGCCGGCCGCGGCGCTGTTTCGGTCGTTGGGCGATCCCACCCGGCTGGCGATCGTGCGCCGGCTGGCCACCGGCCCGGCGCGGGTCACCGACTTGGCGACCGCGGTGGGATTGGCACAGTCCACGGTGTCCAGACACCTTGGCTGCCTGCGTGAGTGCGGCCTGGTGGACTCCGAGCCGGCGGGCCGGGCTTCGGTGTTTCGGCTCACCCAGCCGGCGCTGACCGAGGTGCTGGCCGCCGCCGAGGCCGTATTGCAGGCCACCGGCAACCTGGTGGCGCTATGCCCCACCTACGGCGCAGACCCGGCCGCCGGGCAGCCGCAATGA
- a CDS encoding SHOCT domain-containing protein, producing the protein MCGWGGNGWMWNGGYGGGWGWGGWILTAVVAVLFFAVLITAIVAAVRYLSGTHHGAAGAAPGARTAEDMLAERLARGEIDDTEYRQRMTALREHR; encoded by the coding sequence ATGTGCGGTTGGGGTGGTAATGGCTGGATGTGGAACGGCGGCTACGGCGGCGGATGGGGTTGGGGCGGCTGGATTCTGACTGCCGTGGTCGCGGTGCTGTTTTTCGCGGTGCTGATCACCGCGATCGTGGCGGCGGTGCGCTACCTGAGCGGCACCCATCACGGGGCCGCGGGCGCCGCACCCGGGGCCCGCACCGCCGAGGACATGCTGGCCGAACGCCTGGCGCGGGGGGAGATCGATGACACCGAATACCGCCAGCGCATGACGGCACTGCGCGAACACCGTTGA
- a CDS encoding DUF302 domain-containing protein, which yields MNIAISTTLHTDFDDAVTRTRNALQQQGFGVLTEIDMKATIKAKLGTDMEDYLILGACNPPLAHQAVTIDRQIGLLLPCNVVVRAHPTDTGTVIIEAMNPMLMVDVTDEPALKDIADQATTKLQAAIDALTA from the coding sequence ATGAACATCGCGATCTCCACCACGCTGCACACCGACTTCGATGACGCCGTCACCCGCACACGAAACGCCCTGCAACAACAAGGCTTTGGCGTGCTCACCGAGATCGACATGAAAGCGACCATCAAAGCCAAACTCGGCACCGACATGGAGGACTACCTCATCCTGGGCGCCTGCAACCCCCCGCTCGCCCACCAGGCCGTCACCATTGACCGCCAGATCGGGTTACTGCTGCCCTGCAACGTCGTCGTGCGCGCCCACCCCACCGACACGGGCACGGTGATCATCGAAGCAATGAACCCCATGCTGATGGTCGACGTCACCGACGAACCCGCACTCAAAGACATCGCCGACCAAGCCACGACAAAACTGCAAGCCGCAATCGACGCCCTCACCGCATAA
- a CDS encoding type VII secretion protein EccB — protein MDMGRGQGAQLEASGRRFQTRRLIHALVRGDTAMVEEPVRAQSISYGSGWLAGLLAVAVCAVIAIASPAGGLGDAPIVMVRDTGALYVRIGSTWLSGVVFGCVLLFPLRLWDWSGRKRIRLRCRVFPFRWRFGGSCG, from the coding sequence ATGGACATGGGTCGGGGGCAGGGCGCGCAGTTGGAGGCCAGCGGCCGGCGCTTTCAGACGCGTCGGCTGATCCACGCACTGGTGCGTGGTGACACCGCGATGGTCGAGGAACCGGTTCGCGCGCAATCTATCTCATACGGGTCGGGATGGCTGGCCGGGTTGCTGGCGGTGGCGGTGTGTGCGGTCATCGCGATCGCGTCACCGGCCGGCGGGCTCGGGGACGCGCCGATCGTGATGGTCCGGGATACCGGTGCACTGTATGTGCGGATCGGGTCGACGTGGTTATCTGGGGTTGTATTCGGGTGTGTTCTGTTGTTCCCCCTTAGGTTATGGGACTGGTCTGGGCGTAAGCGGATACGATTGCGTTGCAGGGTGTTTCCGTTTAGGTGGCGATTCGGCGGCTCTTGTGGCTGA
- the glpK gene encoding glycerol kinase GlpK codes for MAEFVAAIDQGTTSTRAMIFDHSGREVGRHQLEHEQILPRAGWVEHNPVEIWERTGSVLQSALNNTRLSASDLVALGITNQRETTMVWDKRTGRPYYNAIVWQDTRTDRIASALERAGRGDVIRRKAGLPPATYFSGGKIQWILENVDGVREAAERGDAIFGTCDTWVLWNLTGGTRGGVHVTDVTNASRTMLMNLETLDWDDELLSFFGIPRQMLPTIASSSVSEAYGLTAADGPLGAPVPVTGILGDQQAAMVGQVCLSAGEAKNTYGTGNFLLLNTGEKIVRSEHGLLTTVCYRFGDAKPVYALEGSIAVTGSAVQWLRDQLGLIAGASDSEALARQVEDNGGVYFVPAFSGLFAPYWRSDARGAIVGLSRFNTNAHLARATLESICYQSRDVVDAMAADSGVHLEVLKVDGGITANELCMQIQADVLGVEVVKPVVAETTALGAAYAAGLGVGFWSDPDELRANWQEHKRWAPSWDDAQRAAGYAGWRKAVGRTLDWVDVD; via the coding sequence TTGGCCGAATTCGTAGCGGCCATCGACCAGGGCACCACCAGCACCCGGGCGATGATCTTCGACCACTCCGGTCGTGAGGTCGGGCGCCACCAGCTCGAACACGAGCAGATTCTGCCGCGGGCCGGCTGGGTCGAGCACAATCCCGTCGAGATCTGGGAGCGCACCGGCTCGGTGCTGCAGTCGGCGCTGAACAACACGAGGTTATCGGCGTCCGATCTGGTCGCGCTCGGCATCACCAACCAGCGTGAGACGACGATGGTGTGGGACAAGCGCACCGGGCGTCCGTATTACAACGCGATCGTCTGGCAGGACACCCGTACCGACCGGATCGCCTCGGCACTGGAACGCGCGGGCCGCGGCGACGTCATCCGCCGCAAGGCCGGTCTTCCGCCCGCGACGTACTTCTCCGGCGGCAAGATCCAGTGGATCCTCGAGAACGTCGACGGGGTGCGCGAAGCCGCCGAACGCGGTGACGCCATCTTCGGCACCTGTGACACCTGGGTGCTGTGGAACCTGACCGGCGGCACCCGCGGCGGTGTGCACGTCACCGACGTCACCAACGCCAGCCGCACCATGCTGATGAACCTCGAGACCCTCGATTGGGACGACGAACTGTTGTCGTTCTTCGGGATTCCGCGTCAGATGCTGCCGACCATCGCGTCGTCGTCGGTGTCCGAGGCATACGGCCTGACCGCGGCCGACGGTCCGCTGGGCGCACCGGTGCCGGTCACCGGCATCCTCGGCGACCAGCAGGCCGCGATGGTGGGGCAGGTGTGCCTGTCTGCGGGGGAGGCCAAGAACACCTACGGCACAGGCAATTTCCTGCTGCTCAACACCGGCGAGAAGATCGTGCGCTCGGAGCATGGGCTGCTGACGACGGTGTGCTATCGGTTCGGCGATGCGAAACCTGTATATGCACTCGAGGGTTCGATCGCCGTCACCGGTTCGGCCGTGCAGTGGCTGCGCGACCAGCTCGGCCTCATCGCCGGCGCCTCGGACAGTGAGGCGCTGGCGCGCCAGGTCGAGGACAACGGCGGGGTGTATTTCGTGCCGGCTTTCTCGGGACTCTTCGCGCCGTACTGGCGTTCGGATGCGCGCGGGGCCATTGTCGGGCTGTCCCGGTTCAACACCAACGCCCATCTGGCCCGGGCCACGCTGGAATCCATCTGCTACCAGAGCCGCGACGTCGTCGACGCGATGGCCGCGGATTCGGGCGTGCACCTGGAGGTGCTGAAGGTCGACGGCGGCATCACCGCCAACGAACTGTGCATGCAGATCCAGGCCGACGTGCTGGGTGTCGAAGTGGTGAAACCCGTTGTCGCCGAGACCACTGCGCTCGGCGCGGCATACGCGGCCGGCCTCGGGGTCGGGTTCTGGTCCGATCCCGACGAGCTGCGCGCCAACTGGCAGGAGCACAAGCGGTGGGCGCCGTCGTGGGACGACGCGCAGCGCGCCGCCGGCTACGCCGGCTGGCGGAAGGCCGTCGGCCGCACCCTCGACTGGGTCGACGTGGACTAG
- a CDS encoding CGNR zinc finger domain-containing protein, producing MNFSHDTELTLRAACVLINSDRVDGDHLADLASLDDYLNDFGWTGRRDRDAAELAAVHGLRRRLGELWATAGDEEAVVGQVNALLIDNRAMPWLTRHPENPEWHLHLAADQDPLVQRMGAEMAMALADLIRAGELRRLKTCAASDCTAVLIDLSRNRSRIFCDTGNCGNRQHVAAYRERRARES from the coding sequence ATGAATTTCAGTCATGACACGGAGCTCACGCTGCGCGCGGCGTGCGTGCTGATCAACAGCGACCGGGTCGACGGCGACCACCTCGCCGACCTGGCGTCCCTGGACGACTACCTGAACGACTTCGGGTGGACCGGCCGGCGCGACCGCGACGCCGCCGAACTCGCCGCGGTGCACGGTCTCCGGCGGCGACTCGGCGAATTGTGGGCCACGGCAGGCGATGAAGAGGCGGTGGTCGGCCAGGTCAACGCGCTTCTCATCGACAACCGCGCCATGCCCTGGCTGACTCGGCATCCGGAGAACCCGGAATGGCATCTGCATCTGGCGGCCGATCAGGACCCGTTGGTCCAGCGCATGGGCGCCGAGATGGCGATGGCCCTCGCGGACCTGATCCGGGCGGGTGAACTGCGGCGGCTCAAGACGTGCGCGGCATCGGACTGCACCGCGGTGCTGATCGACCTGTCGCGCAACCGATCTCGCATCTTCTGCGACACCGGAAACTGCGGAAACCGTCAGCACGTCGCGGCGTACCGCGAACGCCGCGCGCGCGAGAGCTGA
- a CDS encoding EamA family transporter: protein MTASNGTNAGHFRTGMIFAVLSAFTFGMAGALGKSLIEAGWSPTAAVVARLTGGALVMAVVATVLRRGWVREALSHKGTVIAYGAIPITGAQLCYFNAVTYLPVGIALLLEYAAPLLVVGWVWATTRRRPSTLTLAGVAIAVAGITLVLGLIGPGSRSGAPISAAGIAWGMGAAVCAACYFVMSDKASADGTGLHSITLATGGLMVGAATVALLGVSGVMPLAFTGNDTTLAGLTTSWLVPVIALAIVPTAMAYTFGIMGIARLQPRFASLVGLSEVMFAVLSAWALLGEAITAIQLLGGAVVLAGLALARQGDRGEATWHDDWPDSPEGLPAGQTIGRS from the coding sequence ATGACGGCGTCGAACGGCACCAATGCCGGCCACTTCCGGACCGGCATGATCTTCGCCGTCCTGTCTGCCTTCACCTTCGGGATGGCGGGCGCCCTGGGCAAGTCCCTGATCGAGGCGGGGTGGAGCCCCACCGCGGCAGTGGTCGCCCGGCTGACCGGCGGTGCGCTGGTCATGGCCGTGGTCGCGACCGTCCTGCGCCGCGGCTGGGTGCGAGAAGCGCTGAGTCACAAAGGCACGGTCATCGCCTATGGCGCCATCCCGATCACGGGCGCCCAGCTCTGCTACTTCAACGCCGTCACCTATCTCCCCGTCGGCATCGCGCTGCTGCTCGAGTACGCCGCACCCCTGCTGGTGGTCGGCTGGGTGTGGGCCACCACCCGGCGCCGGCCCAGCACCCTCACATTGGCCGGCGTCGCGATCGCCGTCGCCGGCATCACGCTGGTACTCGGCCTGATCGGCCCCGGAAGCAGGAGTGGCGCCCCGATCAGCGCAGCCGGCATCGCCTGGGGCATGGGCGCGGCCGTCTGCGCCGCGTGCTACTTCGTCATGTCCGACAAGGCCAGCGCCGACGGCACCGGCCTGCACTCCATCACCCTGGCGACCGGTGGGCTGATGGTCGGCGCGGCGACGGTCGCGCTGCTCGGCGTATCCGGCGTCATGCCACTCGCGTTCACCGGCAACGACACCACGCTGGCAGGCCTGACGACGTCCTGGCTGGTACCCGTGATCGCGCTGGCCATCGTGCCGACCGCGATGGCGTACACCTTCGGCATCATGGGTATCGCCCGCCTGCAGCCCCGGTTCGCCTCCCTGGTCGGCCTGTCCGAGGTGATGTTCGCCGTGCTGTCCGCCTGGGCACTGCTGGGCGAGGCGATCACCGCAATCCAATTGCTGGGCGGTGCGGTGGTGCTGGCCGGGCTGGCGCTTGCCCGGCAGGGCGACCGCGGCGAAGCGACCTGGCACGACGATTGGCCGGACAGCCCGGAGGGTTTGCCAGCAGGTCAAACAATTGGCCGTAGCTGA
- a CDS encoding cutinase family protein, with the protein MARVTLLSTSVRVAAIAAAVISGTALLPSAPAQADNACPNIEIVFARGTSEDPGVGRVGYALVDALQPLVGGRTVGSYGVDYPATYDFLTAQDGATDAQNHISAMAQQCPRTKIVLGGYSQGAAVVDMLAGVPPLGDRVGEVGSAPPLPAELASRVAAAAVFGNPSAKFSHPLDSMGLFANRAIDQCSPGDPICSRGRNPFAHTHYETSDFVDQAAQFIASHV; encoded by the coding sequence ATGGCCCGCGTGACCTTGCTCAGCACGTCGGTCCGAGTGGCCGCAATCGCCGCCGCCGTCATCTCCGGAACCGCGCTGCTGCCCTCGGCACCGGCTCAGGCCGACAACGCCTGCCCCAACATCGAGATCGTTTTCGCCCGCGGGACCAGTGAGGACCCGGGCGTCGGCAGGGTCGGCTACGCGTTGGTCGATGCGCTGCAGCCGCTGGTCGGTGGCCGGACTGTCGGTAGCTACGGCGTCGACTACCCGGCCACGTACGACTTCCTGACGGCCCAGGACGGCGCGACCGACGCCCAGAACCACATCTCGGCCATGGCGCAGCAGTGCCCGCGTACCAAGATCGTGCTCGGTGGCTACTCCCAGGGCGCGGCGGTGGTCGACATGCTGGCCGGCGTACCGCCGCTCGGCGACCGGGTCGGCGAGGTCGGCTCGGCGCCGCCGCTGCCGGCCGAACTCGCGAGTCGGGTCGCGGCCGCAGCGGTCTTCGGAAACCCGTCGGCCAAGTTCAGCCACCCGCTGGATTCGATGGGCCTGTTTGCGAACCGTGCCATCGACCAGTGCTCCCCAGGTGACCCGATCTGCTCGCGCGGCCGTAACCCGTTCGCCCACACGCACTACGAGACGTCCGACTTCGTGGACCAAGCCGCGCAGTTCATCGCGTCACACGTCTGA
- a CDS encoding cutinase family protein, giving the protein MAGITVLTPPSLGAVGTAAAANCPDIEVTFARGTSEDPGLGTVGGAFVNQLRKKVGGRSVGAYAVVYPASYDFLAAADGANDASAHIQWMADNCPGTRQVLGGYSQGAAVMDVIGAIPVPGVGFNNPLPPEAAGHVAAIAVFGNPSAKLGLPLTASPVWGGKVIDLCNPGDPICQTDGQSVPAHKTYAGGPTNDAANFVAGLL; this is encoded by the coding sequence ATGGCCGGCATCACTGTGCTGACGCCGCCGTCGCTGGGTGCCGTCGGCACCGCCGCCGCTGCCAACTGCCCTGACATCGAGGTGACGTTCGCCCGCGGCACGAGCGAAGACCCCGGCCTGGGCACGGTCGGCGGGGCCTTCGTCAACCAGTTACGCAAGAAGGTCGGCGGCCGGTCCGTGGGGGCCTACGCCGTCGTCTACCCCGCGTCATACGACTTCCTGGCCGCCGCCGACGGCGCCAACGATGCCAGCGCCCACATCCAGTGGATGGCCGATAACTGCCCGGGCACCCGGCAGGTACTCGGCGGCTACTCGCAGGGCGCGGCCGTGATGGACGTCATCGGCGCCATTCCGGTCCCGGGTGTCGGCTTCAACAACCCGCTGCCTCCCGAAGCCGCCGGTCACGTCGCGGCGATCGCGGTCTTCGGCAACCCGTCAGCCAAGCTGGGTCTGCCGTTGACCGCCAGCCCGGTGTGGGGCGGCAAGGTCATCGACCTGTGCAATCCGGGCGATCCCATCTGCCAGACCGACGGCCAGAGCGTACCCGCACACAAAACCTACGCTGGTGGCCCGACCAACGACGCGGCCAACTTCGTCGCCGGATTGTTGTAA
- a CDS encoding cutinase family protein produces the protein MSVLLTDIGVAKAAATCAPAEVVFARGRMEPPGPGQVGAAFVAALRQLRGPNIGLYPVNYPADTQVDMGANDMSQRVQWLTRNCPATKIVLGGYSLGAAATDLVLAVPISAFTFNNPLPRGADQHIAAVALFGNGANWAAPITALSPTYQNRTIDLCHSDDPICNPSSPYKWRAEWQDHLAPGYINSGMVNQAAKFVAARL, from the coding sequence ATGTCCGTGCTACTCACGGACATTGGCGTGGCGAAGGCGGCCGCCACCTGCGCACCCGCGGAAGTGGTGTTCGCCCGGGGCCGGATGGAACCGCCCGGCCCCGGACAGGTCGGCGCCGCGTTCGTCGCCGCGCTGCGGCAGCTCCGCGGCCCGAATATCGGGCTGTACCCGGTGAATTACCCGGCAGACACCCAGGTCGACATGGGCGCCAACGACATGAGCCAGCGCGTGCAATGGCTTACCCGTAACTGCCCGGCCACCAAGATCGTGCTCGGTGGTTACTCATTGGGCGCCGCCGCCACCGATCTTGTTCTCGCGGTGCCCATTTCGGCCTTCACCTTCAACAACCCGCTGCCGCGGGGCGCCGACCAACACATCGCGGCCGTCGCGCTGTTCGGCAACGGCGCCAACTGGGCCGCACCCATCACCGCACTGAGCCCCACCTACCAGAACCGGACCATCGATCTGTGCCACTCCGATGACCCCATCTGCAACCCGAGCAGCCCCTACAAATGGCGTGCCGAGTGGCAGGATCACCTCGCACCGGGCTACATCAACTCCGGGATGGTGAACCAGGCCGCGAAGTTCGTCGCTGCGCGCCTCTGA
- a CDS encoding cutinase family protein — translation MATRSVVTSVRSAVALIGAAASVATGVVVATAAGPAGFIGAASADACPQVEVDFARGRNEPPGTGRVGAAFIDALRAKTPQNIGVYAVNYPANIEIPQGANDFSSHIQYMAAHCPATKLVIGGYSLGAASAAMALSSNDKGFGFDQPLPPGMDSHIAAVALFGNVTHRMGGSNIAPVFSDRTIDQCNGTDPVCSDGGLPQSIAQLQGDWQNHLQEGYIDTGLVDQAADFVAARLAPPPAQ, via the coding sequence ATGGCCACCCGCTCCGTTGTGACGTCTGTTCGGTCTGCTGTCGCCCTGATCGGCGCGGCAGCGTCCGTTGCCACCGGAGTGGTGGTGGCGACGGCCGCGGGCCCTGCGGGATTCATCGGCGCCGCATCGGCAGACGCGTGCCCACAGGTGGAAGTGGACTTCGCCCGGGGCCGCAATGAGCCTCCAGGCACCGGCCGGGTGGGCGCGGCGTTCATCGATGCGTTGCGCGCCAAAACGCCTCAGAACATCGGGGTCTACGCGGTGAACTATCCCGCAAACATCGAGATCCCCCAGGGCGCCAACGACTTCAGCTCACACATTCAGTACATGGCGGCGCACTGCCCCGCCACCAAGTTGGTGATCGGTGGGTACTCGCTGGGCGCGGCGTCCGCAGCCATGGCATTGTCCTCCAACGACAAGGGATTCGGCTTCGACCAGCCACTACCGCCCGGCATGGACTCCCACATCGCTGCGGTGGCGCTCTTCGGCAATGTGACCCACCGCATGGGCGGCTCCAACATCGCCCCGGTATTCAGCGATCGGACCATCGACCAGTGCAACGGCACCGACCCGGTTTGCAGCGACGGAGGTCTCCCGCAGAGCATCGCCCAGCTGCAGGGCGACTGGCAGAACCACCTGCAAGAAGGCTATATCGACACCGGGCTCGTAGATCAGGCCGCCGACTTCGTCGCGGCCCGATTGGCACCACCACCGGCCCAGTGA
- the truA gene encoding tRNA pseudouridine(38-40) synthase TruA translates to MRPSPNHAVNENKPAIQPDGGLVSASRRSARPDDFSRRSARPETRLRLDISYDGTEFAGWAPQAGQRTVAGVIEETLSTVFREPVRLVTAGRTDTGVHATGQVAHVDVPSAALRFAYPRTPRPGEPEFLPLVRRLARFLPADVRVRQIARAAPGFDARFSALRRHYEYRLSLAPYGVEPQQARFITPWSRPLDLDAMTAASQELLGLQDFAAFCRFREGATTIRDLQRLDWQRSGDLVTAHVTADAFCWNMVRSLVGALLAVGVGRREPGWIAGLLAADSRSSEYAAAPARGLTLVSVDYPPDDQLASRITVTRDLRTLD, encoded by the coding sequence ATGAGGCCAAGTCCTAATCACGCTGTGAACGAGAACAAGCCCGCCATTCAGCCGGATGGCGGGCTTGTTTCTGCTTCCCGTCGCTCCGCTCGCCCAGATGATTTTTCCCGTCGCTCCGCTCGCCCAGAGACTCGTTTGCGCCTGGACATCTCGTACGACGGCACCGAATTCGCCGGTTGGGCCCCGCAGGCCGGCCAGCGTACGGTCGCGGGCGTCATCGAGGAGACGCTGTCGACGGTGTTCCGTGAGCCGGTGCGCCTGGTCACCGCCGGCCGCACCGACACCGGGGTGCATGCGACCGGTCAGGTCGCGCACGTCGATGTGCCTTCTGCCGCACTGCGATTCGCCTATCCGCGCACGCCCCGCCCGGGAGAACCGGAGTTCCTACCCTTGGTGCGCCGGCTCGCGCGGTTCCTGCCCGCCGATGTCCGGGTACGTCAGATCGCCCGTGCGGCACCAGGTTTCGACGCCCGGTTCTCCGCGTTGCGGCGGCACTACGAGTACCGGTTGTCGCTGGCGCCGTACGGCGTCGAGCCGCAACAGGCCCGCTTCATCACCCCGTGGTCGCGGCCCTTGGATCTGGATGCGATGACGGCCGCGTCACAGGAGTTGTTGGGGCTGCAGGATTTTGCCGCGTTCTGCCGATTCCGGGAGGGTGCGACCACCATCCGGGACCTGCAGCGGCTGGACTGGCAGCGCTCAGGTGATCTGGTCACCGCCCACGTGACGGCCGACGCCTTTTGCTGGAACATGGTGCGCTCGCTGGTCGGCGCGCTGCTCGCGGTGGGGGTGGGCCGTCGTGAACCCGGTTGGATCGCAGGCCTTTTGGCCGCCGACAGCCGGTCCAGCGAGTACGCCGCCGCCCCGGCGCGGGGTCTGACGCTGGTGTCGGTGGATTACCCGCCCGACGATCAACTGGCGTCGAGGATCACCGTCACCCGGGATTTACGCACGCTCGACTGA
- the rplQ gene encoding 50S ribosomal protein L17, whose translation MPKPTKGARLGGSSSHQAAILANLATSLFEHGRIKTTDAKARALRPYAEKLITHAKKGALHNRREVMKKIRDKDVVHTLFAEIAPHFADREGGYTRIIKVENRKGDNAPMAVIELVREKTVVSEADRARRAAAAQAKAAEAEAPVEEETAVAEVEAADEGIADAQTAEAEAEATEDEAKS comes from the coding sequence ATGCCCAAACCCACAAAGGGTGCTCGCCTCGGCGGGTCGTCGTCGCACCAGGCCGCGATCCTGGCCAACCTGGCCACCTCGCTGTTCGAGCACGGCCGCATCAAGACCACTGATGCCAAGGCCCGGGCGTTGCGTCCGTACGCCGAGAAGCTCATCACCCACGCCAAGAAGGGCGCGCTGCACAACCGGCGCGAGGTGATGAAGAAGATCCGCGACAAGGACGTGGTGCACACCCTGTTCGCCGAGATCGCACCGCACTTCGCGGACCGCGAGGGCGGCTACACCCGCATCATCAAGGTCGAGAACCGCAAGGGCGACAACGCCCCCATGGCCGTGATCGAACTGGTCCGGGAGAAGACCGTCGTCTCCGAGGCCGACCGCGCTCGTCGTGCCGCCGCCGCTCAGGCGAAGGCTGCCGAGGCCGAGGCTCCTGTCGAGGAAGAGACCGCGGTGGCTGAGGTTGAGGCTGCTGACGAGGGCATCGCCGACGCTCAGACCGCTGAGGCCGAGGCTGAAGCGACCGAGGATGAGGCCAAGTCCTAA
- a CDS encoding DNA-directed RNA polymerase subunit alpha, producing MLISQRPTLSEDVLAENRSRFTIEPLEPGFGYTLGNSLRRTLLSSIPGAAVTSIRIDGVLHEFTTVPGVKEDVTDIILNLKGLVVSSEEDEPVTMYLRKQGPGAVTAGDIVPPAGVTVHNPDMHIATLNDKGKLEVELVVERGRGYVPAVQNKASGAEIGRIPVDSIYSPVLKVTYKVEATRVEQRTDFDKLILDVETKNSIAPRDALASAGKTLVELFGLARELNVEAEGIEIGPSPAEADHIASFALPIDDLELTVRSYNCLKREGVHTVGELVSRTESDLLDIRNFGQKSIDEVKIKLHQLGLSLKDSPATFDPSQVAGYDVATGTWNSDASYDLDADQDYAETEQL from the coding sequence ATGCTGATCTCACAGCGACCCACCCTGTCCGAGGATGTGCTGGCCGAAAACCGGTCGCGGTTCACGATCGAACCGCTGGAGCCGGGCTTCGGTTACACCCTGGGCAACTCGCTGCGGCGCACGCTGCTGTCGTCCATCCCGGGCGCAGCGGTCACCAGCATCCGCATCGACGGTGTCCTGCACGAGTTCACCACCGTCCCCGGGGTCAAGGAAGACGTCACCGACATCATCCTGAACCTCAAGGGCCTGGTTGTTTCCTCGGAAGAGGACGAGCCGGTCACCATGTACCTGCGCAAGCAGGGCCCGGGTGCCGTCACCGCCGGTGACATCGTGCCCCCGGCCGGTGTGACGGTGCACAACCCGGACATGCACATCGCCACCCTGAACGACAAGGGCAAGCTGGAGGTCGAGCTCGTCGTCGAGCGCGGCCGCGGTTATGTCCCGGCCGTGCAGAACAAGGCTTCGGGTGCCGAGATCGGCCGGATCCCGGTCGACTCGATCTACTCGCCGGTGCTGAAGGTCACCTACAAGGTGGAGGCCACCCGCGTCGAGCAGCGCACCGACTTCGACAAGCTGATCCTCGATGTCGAGACCAAGAACTCGATCGCCCCGCGTGACGCCCTGGCTTCGGCCGGTAAGACGCTGGTCGAATTGTTTGGGCTCGCACGTGAATTGAACGTGGAGGCCGAGGGCATCGAGATCGGCCCGTCGCCGGCCGAGGCAGACCACATCGCCTCGTTCGCGCTGCCGATCGATGACCTGGAGCTGACCGTGCGGTCGTACAACTGCCTCAAGCGCGAGGGTGTGCACACCGTCGGCGAGCTGGTCTCGCGTACCGAGTCGGACCTGCTGGACATCCGTAACTTCGGCCAGAAGTCCATCGACGAGGTCAAGATCAAGCTGCACCAGCTGGGTCTGTCGCTCAAGGACAGCCCCGCCACGTTCGACCCGTCGCAGGTCGCCGGCTACGACGTGGCCACCGGCACCTGGAACAGCGATGCCAGCTACGACCTGGACGCTGACCAGGACTACGCCGAAACCGAACAGCTGTAA
- the rpsD gene encoding 30S ribosomal protein S4, producing MARYTGPATRKSRRLGVDLVGDDQSFEKRPYPPGQHGRARIKESEYRTQLQEKQKARFTYGVMEKQFRKYYEEANRKAGKTGENLLQILESRLDNVVYRAGLARTRRMARQLVSHGHFTVNGVKVDVPSYRVSQYDIIDIRSKSLNTLPFQIAREVAGERPVPSWLQVVGERQRILVHQLPERAQIVVPLTEQLIVEFYSK from the coding sequence ATGGCTCGTTATACCGGACCCGCCACCCGCAAGTCGCGCCGTCTCGGCGTCGACCTCGTCGGTGACGATCAGTCGTTCGAAAAGCGCCCCTACCCGCCCGGCCAGCACGGTCGCGCGCGGATCAAGGAGAGCGAATACCGCACCCAGCTGCAGGAGAAGCAGAAGGCTCGCTTCACCTACGGCGTCATGGAGAAGCAGTTCCGCAAGTACTACGAGGAAGCCAACCGCAAGGCCGGCAAGACTGGTGAGAACCTGCTGCAGATCCTCGAAAGCCGTCTGGACAACGTCGTGTACCGCGCCGGCCTGGCCCGTACCCGTCGGATGGCCCGTCAGCTCGTCAGCCACGGCCACTTCACCGTCAACGGTGTCAAGGTCGACGTCCCCAGCTACCGGGTTTCGCAGTACGACATCATCGACATCCGTTCGAAGTCGCTGAACACCCTGCCGTTCCAGATCGCCCGTGAGGTTGCCGGCGAGCGTCCGGTGCCGTCGTGGCTGCAGGTTGTCGGCGAGCGTCAGCGCATCCTCGTGCACCAGCTGCCCGAGCGCGCCCAGATCGTCGTGCCGCTCACCGAGCAGCTGATCGTCGAGTTCTACTCGAAGTAA